From the Esox lucius isolate fEsoLuc1 chromosome 21, fEsoLuc1.pri, whole genome shotgun sequence genome, one window contains:
- the rpl7 gene encoding 60S ribosomal protein L7, whose protein sequence is MADAEKKVPAVPESLLKRRKAFATMKAMRIKKILAEKKSRKTTRKLIYKRAEQYHKEYREMYRREVRMSRTARKVGNFYVPAEPKLAFVIRIRGINGVSPKVRKVLQLMRLRQIFNGVFIKLNKASINMMRIAEPYIAWGYPNLKSVRELIYKRGFGRMTKQRIALTDNALVEKALGKYGIICMEDLIHEIYTVGKNFKPANNFLWPFKLSAPRGGMKKKTTHFVEGGDAGNREDQINRLIRRMN, encoded by the exons ATGGCCGACGCAGA AAAAAAGGTCCCGGCGGTCCCTGAGAGCCTTTTGAAAAGGCGAAAGGCCTTCGCCACTATGAAGGCCATGCGCATCAAGAAGATACTCGCCGAAAAAAAG AGTCGGAAGACGACCAGAAAACTGATCTACAAGAGGGCTGAGCAGTACCACAAGGAGTACAGGGAGATGTACAGGCGTGAGGTCCGAATGTCGCGGACCGCCCGCAAGGTTGGGAACTTTTACGTGCCCGCCGAGCCCAAGTTGGCTTTCGTCATCAGGATCAGAGG TATCAACGGCGTCAGCCCCAAGGTGCGCAAGGTCCTCCAGCTCATGCGCCTCCGTCAGATCTTCAACGGTGTTTTCATCAAGCTGAACAAGGCTTCCATCAACATGATGAGGATTGCTGAGCCCTACATTGCTTGGGG ATACCCAAACCTGAAGTCGGTGCGCGAGCTGATCTACAAGCGTGGCTTCGGCAGGATGACCAAGCAGCGCATTGCCCTCACAGACAACGCCTTGGTCGAGAAGGCCCTGG GCAAATACGGCATAATCTGCATGGAGGACCTGATCCACGAGATCTACACAGTTGGGAAGAACTTCAAGCCTGCCAACAACTTCCTGTGGCCCTTCAAGCTGTCTGCACCCCGTGGTGGCATGAAGAAGAAGACCACTCACTTTGTGGAGGGAGGCGATGCTGGCAACAGGGAGGACCAGATCAACAGACTCATCAGGAGGATGAACTAG